One genomic window of Arachis stenosperma cultivar V10309 chromosome 10, arast.V10309.gnm1.PFL2, whole genome shotgun sequence includes the following:
- the LOC130956530 gene encoding receptor-like protein 36: protein MGIGYQNVAACAVLVLVMVMAEIAGICANSSTLLHSPCLERERQALVKFKASLNDSSNLLSSWHGDDCCRWKGIGCDNVTGHVVVLDLTTPYEKCWRSISNIGRQHYYMLEEYGSMTDEYHYCYSLCNQHLEAGNVNSSLLELEYLTHLDLTGNDFYESPIPMFIGSMQRLRYLSLFAAGFGGRIPSNLGNLTNLHFLDLSRNAFSPDSNINWISQLPLLEHLDMSSIYDGLQVNIINRTISAPNLHFLSLADNGFSVSNLYALQNMTSLVHLDLSGNNLTSVSSWFGNFKKLEYLDLSWCYLHGPIPNAFQNATSIEFLDLTKSNFDSLPSWFHKFKKLKHLFLSSNNFQGTIPVALQNITSIESLDLYGNSFTSVPSWFIELKKLVYLNLSINKLTSMECSISSILKSMCHLKRLYIAGNRLRKESIGNNDLSTCIRHGLENLDLSENEFNDQLPSWLGQLENLVNLDLQENFFYGPIPSSFGKLLKLKNLYLSNNKLEGGFPDFMGQLVNLHVVDLSNNSFNGTITQNLEQLVNLQHFNVSKNYLTGSIPSSLGQLINLTKLDLSINYLKGIIPTSINQLVNLNRLDLSRNKLDGRICIDFQKLVNLSYLDLSSNKLDVTITMKESQPLIFSKMLYLNLSHNQISGSLPGHIGHIMPNLVNLRLGNNLINGSIPNSLCQNDQLEILDLSNNRLFGEIPNCWKDNQKWEEINLSFNELSGAFPNSFGNLSTLSWLHLNNNNLQGEFLVSVISLPSLIIMDLGENKLSGTIPSWIAKSFSSLQILRLQQNMLSGSIPSQICKLIMLQILDLSQNNLHGSIPSCIGNLPGMIQNPSLTALGPTFRDSPPVAVASTDEWQAEEVVEFMKGRELDYKKILDLVVIMDLSENNLVGSIPNGITSLDRLHGLNLSNNHLIGELPDMIGNMISLESFDVSSNQLSGTIPSSMSALTSLSHLNLSHNNFSGPIPTDNQFLTYDPSSYADNPYLCGFLLPNKCDYSHQVNGSTEFEDEDSNLDKLEKWLFYFVIVIGFATGFWGVIGTLWFKKNWRHAYFRWVEDLADTIYVTTAIRMAKLKKWMMMMRNRVVV, encoded by the exons ATGGGAATTGGATACCAAAATGTTGCTGCATGCGCAGTACTGGTACTTGTGATGGTGATGGCTGAAATTGCAGGCATTTGTGCAAATTCAAGTACTCTCCTCCACTCTCCATGTCTTGAAAGAGAGAGGCAAGCTCTTGTGAAGTTCAAAGCATCCCTGAATGATTCATCAAACTTGCTTTCCTCATGGCATGGCGATGACTGCTGCCGATGGAAAGGGATCGGTTGTGATAATGTTACTGGTCATGTTGTCGTGCTTGATCTCACCACTCCTTATGAGAAATGCTGGAGATCCATTTCAAATATTGGACGACAACACTACTACATGTTGGAAGAATATGGGTCAATGACCGACGAGTACCACTACTGTTACTCTTTATGCAATCAACATTTAGAAGCTGGGAATGTTAATTCGTCGCTGCTGGAACTGGAATACTTGACTCATTTGGACTTGACTGGAAATGACTTCTATGAGAGTCCCATACCCATGTTCATTGGTTCTATGCAGCGCCTGAGGTATCTGTCCCTCTTTGCTGCTGGTTTTGGCGGGAGAATACCCAGCAATCTTGGAAATCTCACCAACCTCCACTTTCTTGATCTGAGTCGGAATGCATTTTCACCAGACAGCAACATCAATTGGATTTCTCAATTGCCATTGCTGGAACACCTTGATATGAGCTCTATTTACGATGGGTTGCAG GTTAATATTATTAATCGCACCATCAGTGCTCCTAATCTTCACTTCTTAAGTCTTGCCGACAATGGATTTAGTGTGTCAAATTTGTATGCTTTACAAAACATGACATCTCTTGTGCATCTTGATCTCAGTGGGAACAATCTTACTTCAGTTTCATCTTGGTTTGGCAACTTCAAGAAACTTGAGTATCTTGATCTTTCATGGTGTTATCTTCATGGCCCAATTCCAAATGCTTTTCAAAATGCAACTTCCATTGAATTTTTGGACCTTACTAAGAGTAATTTTGACTCTCTTCCATCCTGGTTTCACAAGTTTAAAAAACTCAAACATCTTTTTCTTTCATCTAATAACTTCCAAGGTACAATTCCCGTTGCTTTACAAAATATAACTAGCATCGAGTCCCTTGACCTTTATGGCAACTCTTTTACTTCAGTTCCATCTTGGTTTATTGAGTTAAAGAAACTTGTCTATCTCAATCTTtcaattaataaattaacatCTATGGAATGTTCCATTTCATCCATTTTGAAAAGCATGTGTCACCTGAAAAGGTTATATATAGCAGGAAATAGACTCCGAAAAGAATCCATAGGAAACAATGATTTGTCTACCTGCATTAGACATGGTTTGGAGAATCTTGACTTGAGTGAAAATGAATTTAACGATCAGTTGCCATCTTGGTTAGGACAACTTGAAAATCTAGTCAACCTTGATCTCCAAGAAAATTTTTTCTATGGTCCCATTCCCTCTTCTTTTGGAAAATTactgaaattgaaaaatttatatCTATCCAACAACAAGTTAGAAGGGGGCTTTCCTGATTTCATGGGACAACTTGTAAATTTACATGTCGTCGATCTTTCAAATAATTCATTTAATGGAACAATTACCCAAAATCTTGAGCAACTTGTAAATTTACAACATTTTAATGTCTCAAAAAATTATCTAACGGGATCCATTCCTTCGAGTCTCGGTCAACTTATAAATCTAACTAAACTTGATTTgtcaattaattatttaaaaggaATCATCCCTACAAGTATTAACCAGCTTGTAAATCTTAATAGGCTTGATCTTTCAAGGAATAAACTAGATGGGAGAATTTgtattgattttcaaaaacttgtGAATCTATCATACCTGGATCTGTCTTCAAACAAGTTGGATGTAACCATTACAATGAAAGAAAGTCAGCCTTTGATTTTCTCAAAAATGTTGTATTTGAATCTCTCCCATAATCAAATCAGTGGTTCACTTCCTGGACATATTGGTCATATAATGCCCAATTTGGTGAACTTGCGTCTTGGAAATAACCTCATAAATGGTTCAATTCCCAATTCATTGTGCCAAAATGACCAGCTGGAAATCCTTGACCTTTCAAACAACAGATTATTTGGTGAAATTCCAAATTGTTGGAAGGATAACCAAAAATGGGAAGAAATAAATTTGTCATTCAATGAACTCTCGGGAGCTTTTCCGAATTCATTTGGGAATCTTTCCACCCTGTCATGGTTGCATTTGAACAACAACAACCTTCAAGGGGAGTTTCTAGTGTCTGTGATAAGTTTGCCATCGTTGATCATTATGGATCTCGGAGAGAATAAACTTTCTGGCACTATCCCATCATGGATTGCAAAATCATTTTCTTCACTGCAAATTCTAAGATTGCAGCAAAACATGTTAAGTGGTAGCATTCCTTCACAGATATGCAAACTAATAATGCTACAAATTCTGGACCTTTCCCAAAACAATTTACACGGTTCAATACCTTCATGCATAGGCAATCTTCCAGGAATGATTCAGAACCCATCCCTCACAGCATTGGGTCCCACTTTCCGTGATTCTCCGCCGGTGGCTGTGGCTTCAACTGATGAGTGGCAAGCTGAGGAAGTCGTTGAATTCATGAAAGGAAGAGAACTTGACTATAAAAAGATCTTGGATCTTGTAGTCATCATGGACTTGTCCGAGAATAATTTGGTTGGCTCCATTCCAAATGGAATAACATCACTTGACAGATTGCATGGCTTGAATCTATCAAACAATCATTTGATAGGAGAGCTCCCAGACATGATTGGGAATATGATATCACTTGAATCCTTTGACGTTTCAAGCAACCAACTCTCAGGCACAATTCCAAGCAGCATGTCAGCTTTAACATCACTAAGTCATTTAAACTTGTCACACAATAACTTCTCTGGCCCAATTCCTACAGATAACCAGTTTTTAACTTATGATCCATCCAGTTATGCTGACAACCCATATCTCTGTGGATTTCTTCTACCCAACAAATGTGATTATTCACATCAAGTTAATGGGAGCACTGAATTTGAAGATGAAGACAGCAACTTAGATAAGTTGGAAAAGTGGTTGTTCTACTTTGTCATTGTAATTGGCTTTGCAACTGGATTTTGGGGAGTTATTGGGACTTTGTGGTTCAAGAAAAATTGGAGGCATGCTTACTTCAGATGGGTGGAAGATTTAGCCGACACGATCTATGTCACAACTGCAATAAGAATGGCAAAATTGAAGAAgtggatgatgatgatgagaaaccGTGTTGTTGTTTGA
- the LOC130954439 gene encoding receptor-like protein EIX2: MRIRYQIVAACALLVLVMVMAEIAGICANSSTLLHSLCVERERQALVKFKASLNDSSNMLSSWHGDDCCRWKGIGCDNVTGHVVMLDLTTPYVKCRRSEAQIEYTPEEYDYEEVISSECNPFIDQYLEAGNVNSSLLELEYLTHLDLSGNHFCWSHIPMFIGSMHRLRYLSLSDAGFGGRIPSNLGNLTNLHFLDLSRNEFSPDSNINWISQLPLLEHLDMSHIYTWFQVDIINVTISAPKLQFLSLAHNRLNVSNLDALQNMTSLVHLDLSWCYLHGPIPNAFQNATSIEFFVLSGNNFDSLPSWFHKFKKLKHLFLSSNNFQGRIPDALRNMTSIESLSLSDNSFTSIPSWFIELKKLVYLSLSSNKLTTMECSVSSILENMCHLKWLYIARNRLRKESIGNNDLSTCIRHDLENLDLSENEFNDHLASWLGQLENLGSLYLHDNFFYGSIPSSFGKLLKLKILSLYNNKLEGDLPDFMGQRVNLQVVDLSNNSFNGTFTQNLEQLVNLQDFDISNNYLKGIIPQNLGQLVNLQNFVVSNNYLTGSIPSSLGQLINLTNLDLSNNYLKGIIPASLNQLVNLSFLDLSRNKLDGRICIDFQKLGVLSHLDLSSNNLNGPITGEKGWPLFIPEMWYLNLSHNHISGSLPDHIGHIMPNLRSLILGNNLINGSIPKSLCQLDLRVLDLSKNRISGEIPNCWKENGEWEEINLSSNKLTGAFPTSFGNLSTLSWLHLNNNSLHGEFLASMRNLPQLLIIDLGENQLSGTIPSWSANTFSSLQILRLRQNRLSGSIPSQICELSSIKILDLSRNNLNGSIPRCIGNLRGMTLEAPALSPTSSVAELHNSSLTQESGWTTEDVIEVIKGRELDYIRILKLVVIMDLSENNLVGSIPKGITLLNGLHSLNLSNNHLIGKIPNMIGDMRSLESFDVSSNQLSGTIPSSMLALTSLSHLYLSYNNFSGPIPTDNQFLTYDSSSYAGNPYLCGFPLPNKCGYLHEDHGSSEFEDDDSNLDKLEKWLFYFVIAIGFATGFWGVIGTLWFKKTWRHAYFRWVEDLADTIYVTTTIKMAKLKKWMMMRNRVVA; encoded by the exons ATGAGAATTAGATACCAAATTGTTGCTGCATGCGCACTATTGGTACTTGTGATGGTAATGGCTGAAATTGCAGGCATTTGTGCGAATTCAAGTACTCTCCTCCACTCTCTGTGTGTTGAAAGAGAGAGGCAAGCTCTTGTGAAGTTCAAAGCATCCCTGAATGATTCATCAAACATGCTTTCCTCATGGCATGGCGATGACTGCTGCCGATGGAAAGGGATCGGTTGTGATAATGTTACCGGTCATGTTGTCATGCTTGATCTCACTACTCCTTATGTGAAATGCAGGAGATCCGAGGCACAAATTGAATACACGCCGGAAGAATATGATTATGAGGAGGTTATATCAAGTGAATGTAACCCTTTCATCGATCAATATTTAGAAGCTGGGAATGTTAATTCGTCCCTACTGGAACTGGAATACTTGACTCATTTGGACTTGAGTGGAAATCACTTCTGTTGGAGTCACATACCGATGTTCATTGGTTCTATGCACCGCCTCAGGTATTTATCCCTCTCTGATGCTGGTTTTGGCGGGAGAATACCCAGCAATCTTGGAAATCTCACCAACCTCCACTTTCTTGATCTGAGTCGGAATGAATTTTCACCAGACAGCAACATCAATTGGATTTCTCAATTGCCATTGCTGGAACACCTTGATATGAGCCATATTTACACTTGGTTTCAG GTTGATATTATTAATGTCACCATCAGTGCTCCTAAACTTCAATTCCTAAGTCTCGCCCACAATAGACTTAATGTATCAAATTTGGATGCTTTACAAAACATGACATCTCTTGTGCATCTTGATCTTTCATGGTGTTATCTTCATGGCCCAATTCCAAATGCTTTTCAAAATGCAACTTCCATTGAATTTTTTGTCCTTTCTGGAAATAATTTTGACTCTCTTCCATCCTGGTTTCACAAGTTTAAAAAACTCAAACATCTTTTTCTTTCATCTAATAACTTCCAAGGTAGAATTCCCGATGCTTTACGAAATATGACTAGCATTGAGTCCCTTAGCCTTTCTGATAATTCTTTCACTTCAATTCCATCTTGGTTTATTGAGTTAAAGAAACTTGTCTACCTCAGTCTTTCAAGTAATAAATTAACAACGATGGAATGTTCCGTTTCTTCCATTTTGGAAAATATGTGTCACCTAAAATGGTTATATATAGCAAGAAATAGGCTCCGAAAAGAATCCATTGGAAACAATGATTTGTCTACCTGCATTAGACATGATTTGGAGAATCTTGACTTGAGTGAAAATGAATTTAACGATCATTTAGCATCTTGGTTAGGACAACTTGAAAATCTAGGCAGCCTTTATCTCCATGATAATTTTTTCTATGGTTCCATTCCCTCTTCTTTTGGAAAATTactaaaattgaaaattttatctCTATACAACAACAAGTTAGAAGGGGATCTTCCTGATTTTATGGGACAACGTGTAAATTTACAGGTGGTTGATCTTTCAAATAATTCATTTAATGGAACGTTTACTCAAAATCTTGAACAACTTGTAAATTTACAAGATTTTGATATctcaaataattatttaaaggGAATTATTCCTCAAAATCTTGGACAACTTGTAAATTTACAAAATTTTGTTGTTTCAAATAATTATCTAACGGGATCCATTCCTTCGAGTCTTGGCCAACTTATAAATCTGACTAACCTTGATTTgtcaaataattatttaaaagggATCATCCCTGCAAGTCTTAACCAACTTGTAAATCTGTCTTTCCTTGATCTTTCAAGGAATAAATTAGATGGGAGAATTTgtattgattttcaaaaacttggGGTTCTATCACACTTGGATCTATCTTCAAACAATTTGAATGGACCCATTACAGGGGAAAAAGGTTGGCCTTTGTTTATCCCAGAAATGTGGTATTTGAATCTCTCCCATAATCATATCAGTGGCTCACTTCCTGATCATATTGGTCATATAATGCCCAATTTGAGGTCCTTGATTCTTGGAAATAACCTCATAAATGGTTCTATTCCAAAATCATTGTGCCAGCTTGATTTGAGAGTCCTTGACCTTTCAAAGAACAGAATATCTGGTGAAATCCCCAATTGTTGGAAGGAGAACGGAGAATGGGAAGAAATAAATTTGTCATCCAACAAACTCACAGGAGCTTTTCCAACCTCATTTGGGAATCTCTCCACTCTGTCATGGTTGCATTTGAACAATAACAGTCTTCATGGAGAGTTTCTAGCATCTATGAGAAATTTGCCACAGTTGTTGATTATTGATCTCGGAGAGAATCAACTTTCTGGCACCATCCCATCATGGAGTGCTAACACATTTTCTTCACTACAAATTCTAAGATTGCGGCAAAACAGGTTAAGTGGTAGCATTCCTTCACAGATATGTGAACTATCATCCATTAAAATCTTGGACCTTTCTCGCAACAATTTAAATGGTTCAATACCTCGCTGCATAGGCAATCTTCGAGGAATGACTCTTGAGGCTCCCGCTTTGTCTCCTACTTCATCTGTGGCCGAGCTTCACAATTCGTCTCTTACACAAGAATCTGGTTGGACAACTGAGGATGTGATAGAAGTCATAAAAGGAAGAGAACTTGACTACATAAGAATCTTGAAGCTTGTAGTCATCATGGATTTGTCTGAGAATAACTTGGTTGGCTCCATTCCAAAAGGAATAACATTGCTCAATGGTTTGCATAGCTTGAATCTATCAAACAATCATTTGATTGGAAAGATCCCTAACATGATAGGGGATATGAGATCACTTGAATCCTTTGATGTTTCGAGTAACCAACTCTCGGGTACAATTCCAAGCAGCATGTTAGCTTTAACATCACTAAGTCATTTATATTTGTCATACAATAACTTCTCTGGACCAATTCCCACAGATAACCAGTTTTTAACTTATGATTCATCGAGTTATGCTGGCAACCCATATCTCTGTGGATTTCCTTTACCCAACAAATGTGGTTATTTACATGAAGATCATGGGAGCAGCGAATTTGAAGATGATGACAGCAACTTAGATAAGTTGGAAAAGTGGTTGTTCTACTTTGTCATTGCAATTGGCTTTGCAACTGGGTTTTGGGGAGTTATTGGGACTTTGTGGTTCAAGAAAACTTGGAGGCATGCTTACTTCAGATGGGTGGAAGATTTAGCCGACACAATTTATGTCACAACTACAATAAAAATGGCAAAATTGAAGAAgtggatgatgatgagaaacCGTGTTGTTGCTTGA
- the LOC130957842 gene encoding receptor-like protein 36, with the protein MFDLCISANSTTLLHPPCLERERQALMKFKASLNDSSNMLSSWHGDDCCRWKGIGCDNVTGHVVMLDLTTPFVKCRRPMWEEEYWLRSDDEDNCGLLYSQYLDAGNVNSSLLELEYLTHLDLSGNHFYQSPIPMFIGSMHRLRYLSLGGAGFVGTIPSNLGNLTNLHFLDLSWNEFSPASNINWISQLPLLEHLDMSYIYTGFQVDHTINAPKLQFLSLAGNGLTLSSPNAFQNMTSLVYLNLHLNHLFSISSWLGNFKKLEYLDLSDCGLHAPILNALQNTTSIESLSLSENNFDSLPFWFHKFEKLKHLYLSSNKFQGPIPDALQNMTSIESLDLSDNSFTSIPSWFIELKKLVYLSLSGNKLTSMEYSVSSILENMCHLKGLDLSRNRLRISIGNNDLSTFVRHDLENLDLSQNGFSDQLPSWLGQLENLGRLYLHDNFFYGSIPSSFGKLLKLKILNLYNNKLEGDVPNSLGQLVNLHVVDLSKNSFNGTITQNLGQLVNLQLFDVSNNYLKGIIPQNLGKLVNLQVFDVSNNYLKGIIPQNLGKLVKLQDFYVSNNSLTGTIPENIGQLVNLQFVDLSSNNLDGTITMEESWPLITSDIWYFNLSHNQISGSLPKQIGGIMHYLENLILVNNLINGSIPKSLCQNKHLSILDLSKNRLSGKIPNCWKDNKAWKEINLSSNKLSGAVPSSLGNLSYLFWLHLNNNNLQGEFLASVRNLTQLLIMDLGENQLSGTILSWSANMLSSLQILRLRQNMLSGSIPSQICELSSLKILDLSRNNLNGSIPWCIRNLRGMTLQVPTLPPTSPVAEAPALPPAIPVEDAAFDAPAPETPVKNWQTENVKEVVKGRELDYIRILKLLVHMDLSENNLVGSIPKGIALLDGLHSLNLSNNHLIGKIPNKIGDMRSLESFDVSSNQLSGTIPSSMSALTSLSHLNLSYNNFSGPIPTENQFPTFDSWSYAGNPYLCGSPLPNKCGYSHQVQGNNEFEDEDSKTDKLEKWLFYFVIVIGFATGFWGVIGTLWFRKTWRHAYFRWVEDLADTIYVTTAIRMAKLKKWMMKRNRVVA; encoded by the exons ATGTTTgat TTATGTATCTCTGCAAATTCAACGACTCTCCTCCACCCTCCATGTCTTGAACGAGAGAGACAGGCTCTTATGAAGTTCAAAGCATCTCTGAATGATTCATCAAACATGCTTTCCTCATGGCATGGCGATGACTGCTGCCGATGGAAAGGGATCGGTTGTGATAATGTTACTGGTCATGTTGTCATGCTTGATCTCACCACTCCTTTTGTGAAATGCCGGAGACCTATGTGGGAAGAAGAATATTGGTTAAGAAGTGATGATGAGGACAACTGTGGCCTTTTATACAGTCAATATTTAGATGCTGGGAATGTTAATTCATCGCTGCTGGAACTGGAATACTTGACTCATTTGGACTTGAGTGGAAATCATTTCTATCAGAGTCCCATACCCATGTTCATTGGTTCTATGCACCGCCTCAGGTATTTATCCCTCGGTGGTGCTGGTTTTGTCGGGACAATACCCAGCAATCTTGGAAATCTCACCAACCTCCACTTTCTTGATCTGAGTTGGAATGAATTTTCACCAGCCAGCAACATCAATTGGATTTCTCAACTGCCATTGCTGGAGCACCTCGACATGAGCTATATTTACACTGGGTTTCAG GTTGATCACACCATCAATGCTCCAAAACTTCAATTCCTAAGTCTTGCCGGCAATGGACTTACACTGTCAAGTCCAAATGCTTTTCAAAACATGACATCTCTTGTGTATCTTAATCTTCATCTGAACCATCTTTTTTCAATTTCATCTTGGCTTGGCAACTTCAAGAAACTTGAGTATCTTGATCTTTCCGATTGTGGGCTTCATGCCCCAATTCTAAATGCTTTGCAAAATACAACTTCCATTGAATCTTTGAGCCTTTCTGAGAACAACTTCGACTCTCTTCCATTCTGGTTTCACAAATTTGAGAAACTTAAGCATCTTTATCTTTCATCTAATAAATTCCAGGGTCCAATTCCCGATGCTTTACAAAATATGACTAGCATTGAGTCCCTTGACCTTTCTGACAATTCTTTCACTTCAATTCCATCTTGGTTTATTGAGTTAAAGAAACTTGTCTACCTCAGTCTTTCAGGTAATAAATTAACATCAATGG aatATTCCGTTTCTTCCATTTTGGAAAATATGTGTCACCTAAAAGGGTTAGATTTATCAAGAAATAGACTCCGAATATCCATTGGAAATAATGATTTGTCTACCTTCGTTAGACATGATTTGGAGAATCTTGACTTGAGTCAAAATGGATTTAGTGATCAATTGCCATCTTGGTTAGGACAACTTGAAAATCTAGGCCGCCTTTATCTCCATGATAATTTTTTCTATGGTTCCATTCCCTCTTCTTTTGGAAAATTactaaaattgaaaattttaaatctatacAACAACAAGTTAGAAGGGGACGTTCCTAATTCATTAGGACAACTTGTAAATTTACATGTCGTCGatctttcaaaaaattcatTTAATGGAACCATTACTCAAAATCTTGGACAACTTGTAAATTTACAACTTTTTGATGTctcaaataattatttaaaggGAATCATTCCTCAAAATCTTGGAAAACTTGTAAATTTACAGGTTTTTGATGTctcaaataattatttaaaggGAATCATTCCTCAAAATCTTGGAAAACTTGTAAAGTTACAagatttttatgtttcaaataATTCTTTAACGGGAACAATTCCTGAAAATATTGGACAACTTGTAAATTTAC aatttgtggATCTATCTTCAAACAATTTGGATGGAACCATTACAATGGAAGAGAGTTGGCCTTTGATTACCTCAGACATTTGGTATTTCAATTTGTCCCATAATCAAATCAGTGGCTCACTTCCTAAACAGATTGGTGGTATAATGCATTATTTGGAGAACTTGATTCTTGTAAATAACCTTATAAATGGCTCAATTCCAAAATCATTGTGCCAAAATAAGCACTTGAGTATCCTTGACCTTTCAAAGAACAGACTATCTGGAAAAATTCCCAATTGTTGGAAGGATAACAAAGCATGGAAAGAAATAAATTTGTCATCTAACAAACTCTCAGGGGCTGTTCCAAGCTCACTTGGAAATCTTTCTTATCTATTTTGGTTGCATTTGAACAATAACAATCTTCAAGGAGAGTTTCTAGCATCTGTGAGAAATTTGACACAGTTGTTGATTATGGATCTCGGAGAGAATCAGCTTTCTGGCACCATCCTATCATGGAGTGCGAACATGCTTTCTTCACTACAAATTCTAAGATTGCGGCAAAACATGTTGAGTGGTAGCATTCCTTCACAGATATGTGAACTATCATCACTTAAAATCTTGGACCTTTCCCGCAACAATTTAAATGGTTCAATACCTTGGTGCATACGCAATCTTCGAGGAATGACTCTTCAAGTTCCCACTTTGCCTCCTACTTCACCTGTTGCTGAGGCTCCCGCTTTGCCTCCTGCTATACCTGTTGAGGATGCAGCTTTCGATGCACCTGCTCCTGAGACTCCTGTAAAAAATTGGCAAACTGAGAATGTCAAAGAAGTCGTGAAAGGAAGAGAACTTGACTACATAAGAATCTTGAAGCTTTTAGTCCACATGGATTTGTCCGAGAATAATTTGGTTGGCTCCATTCCGAAAGGAATAGCATTGCTCGACGGATTGCATAGCTTGAATCTATCAAACAATCATTTGATCGGAAAGATCCCTAACAAGATAGGGGATATGAGATCACTTGAATCCTTTGATGTTTCAAGTAATCAACTCTCGGGCACAATTCCAAGCAGCATGTCAGCTTTAACATCACTAAGTCATTTAAACTTGTCCTATAATAACTTCTCTGGACCAATTCCCACAGAAAACCAGTTTCCAACTTTTGATTCATGGAGTTATGCTGGCAACCCATATCTTTGTGGATCTCCTCTACCCAACAAATGTGGTTATTCACATCAAGTTCAAGGGAATAATGAATTTGAAGATGAAGACAGCAAAACAGATAAGTTGGAAAAGTGGTTGTTTTACTTTGTGATTGTAATTGGCTTTGCAACTGGGTTTTGGGGAGTTATTGGCACTTTGTGGTTCAGGAAAACTTGGAGGCATGCTTACTTCAGATGGGTGGAAGATTTAGCCGACACGATCTATGTCACAACTGCAATAAGAATGGCAAAATTGAAGAAGTGGATGATGAAGAGAAACCGTGTTGTCGCTTGA
- the LOC130954657 gene encoding receptor-like protein 34, which produces MLDLTPPYLKCRRSEAQIEYTPEEYDYEEVISSECNPFIDQYLEAGNVNSSLLELEFLTHLDLSGIYFYQSPIPMFIGSMQRLRYLSLSYADFGGRIPSNLGNLTNLHFLDLSENDFLPDSNINWISQLPLLEHLDMSSNYYGFQVNIINLTIGIPNLHFLSLANNGLSVSNLDALQNMTSLVHLDLGGNNLTSIPSWFGNFKKLEYLDLSWCYLHGPIPNAFQNATSIEILDLSENNFDSLPSWFHKFKKLKHLLLSSNNFQGTIPVALQNITSIESLDLYVNSFTSVPSWFIELKKLVYLNLSLNKLTSMKCSISSILKSMCHLKWLYIAGNRLRQESIGNNDLSTCIRHDLENLDLSENEFNDHLPSWLGQLENLGNLYLQDNFFYGPIPSSFGKLLKLKNLDLSNNKLEGDLPDFMGQLVNLMGVNLSNKEKYMEPTNNQPRMEQYN; this is translated from the exons ATGCTTGATCTCACCCCTCCTTATCTGAAATGCAGGAGATCCGAGGCACAAATTGAATACACGCCGGAAGAATATGATTATGAGGAGGTTATATCAAGTGAATGTAACCCTTTCATCGATCAATATTTAGAAGCTGGGAATGTTAATTCGTCCCTACTGGAACTGGAATTCTTGACTCATTTGGACTTGAGTGGAATTTACTTCTATCAGAGTCCCATACCCATGTTCATTGGTTCTATGCAACGCCTGAGGTATTTGTCCCTCTCTTATGCTGATTTTGGCGGGAGAATACCCAGCAATCTTGGAAATCTCACCAACCTCCACTTTCTTGATCTGAGTGAGAATGATTTTTTACCAGACAGCAACATCAATTGGATTTCTCAACTGCCATTGCTGGAACACCTTGATATGAGCTCTAATTACTATGGGTTTCAG GTTAATATTATTAATCTCACCATCGGTATTCCTAATCTTCACTTCCTAAGTCTTGCCAACAATGGACTTAGTGTGTCAAATTTGGATGCTTTACAAAACATGACATCTCTTGTGCATCTTGATCTTGGTGGCAACAATCTTACTTCAATTCCATCTTGGTTTGGCAACTTCAAGAAACTTGAGTATCTTGATCTTTCATGGTGTTATCTTCATGGTCCAATTCCAAATGCTTTTCAAAATGCAACTTCCATTGAAATTTTGGACCTTTCGGAGAATAATTTTGACTCTCTTCCATCCTGGTTTCACAAGTTTAAAAAACTCAAACATCTTTTACTTTCATCTAATAACTTCCAAGGTACAATTCCCGTTGCCTTACAAAATATAACTAGCATCGAGTCCCTTGACCTTTATGTCAACTCTTTTACTTCAGTTCCATCTTGGTTTATTGAGTTAAAGAAACTTGTCTATCTCAATCTTTCACTTAATAAATTAACATCTATGAAATGTTCAATTTCATCCATTTTGAAAAGCATGTGTCACCTGAAATGGTTATATATAGCAGGAAATAGACTCCGACAAGAATCTATTGGAAACAATGATTTGTCTACCTGCATTAGACATGATTTGGAGAATCTTGACTTGAGTGAAAATGAATTTAACGATCATTTACCATCTTGGTTAGGACAACTTGAAAATCTAGGCAACCTTTATCTCCAAGATAATTTTTTCTATGGTCCCATTCCCTCTTCTTTTGGAAAATTACTGAAATTGAAAAACTTGGATTTATCCAACAACAAGTTAGAAGGGGACCTTCCTGATTTCATGGGACAACTTGTAAATTTAATGGGGGTGAATCTTTCAAATAAGGAAAAGTATATGGAACCAACTAATAATCAGCCAAGAATGGaacaatataattaa